AATAGAGCCCGACCGATGCGTCTGCAAGGccagtaaaaatgacaaaagtataactttattttaaaactgtaaaatgtcccgctcagtACATCTCCTGGTCACAATTcgttaataaccaaatttaagggacCCTGgtcaaaaatatttgtttatgttacGTGTTAATTAACACTGGCAGATATATCtacattttatgttaaatatcTACCGTTATCgacaaaaatccagtattggtcagGCTGTAATCTTACTCAAGAGCCACTTACTTAGCTTTACCACATCCTTCTGGACAGTCTTCCTCAGCGGACGGAGTTTGCTCAGAACTTAAAATTGTGCAAACTCCATCCGCTGAGGAAGGCTGTGAGATGAGGTTGACatctccagaaaaagctagctagttaagatttgttttctttttttttgtcaaaaacgTTTAAGTTATGagttaatgttaaaaaccaaTATCTCAAATATGACTCATATGAAATATGACTCGAATATCTGTGTTGGCCTAAGAAATCCATCACCAGTCAGGCTCTATTCATAAATACATATTGAAATTATTGGCTAGTGGATGTATTCTACTTTCAAACTTGAGGCACTGTTAATTAACACTTTATGAATTAAGTGTTATTTCCTATGATGGTCTCACTACTGTCAGAGGCTTGTGGAGTTTCAAAGTATTTATGGATATAAAATGCTTAACGTttaattctttgttttctgatttaatCTAACAGGTTTACTTTTTCACTAACTATTACTGGACAAGTAACCCGTGCTATTTAATGCTGTAAAtctattattaatgtaatgcttttcttgtttttgaagGCCCTCAAGACACTTGCCTGAGTTATccaagtgaaaaagaaaagagaattgggggaagaaaggaaaacaaacaaatttaatgAGAACAAAGAGACAATAGAAGGAATACAGAAGAGGAGTcaactggagagagagagaagaggaaagaggagaggaaaggaggcaAGGCAACAGCACTAAAAGTTTAGGGtatggagggggaaaaaacaagaaatgagaAGAACGTCTTGGCAGTAATCGCAGAGATTTGGGATTCGGAGAAGAGAAGTGAACTGAGGAGGAGTCTAATAACTTCTGGAAAGTTTTGTACTGGGAGGAGTGTGCGAGAGAAACGATGAAATGGTCTGGCATCAATCCTGTAAATGCAGGATcagaagaggaggtggaggcggTGTGGGACTAGGATTCGGAGGAGGTACGCGAGCCGTCGTGAATGAGCGACTTGTAGATGTTGGAGGAGAGGAATCGTGGGTAGGAGTCCCTGTGCATCAGCGTGTAGATCTGTAGCTGGGCGTCTTCAAACGCGTGAGGCGTCGGGTCCTGAATCCTCCTGTTGATCACCTCTCGAACCCGGGCGTCCAGACTCACCTTGAGGGAAAGTTTGTTTAGTTTAATGAAAAAGACAACACATCAAAGCACAAACTGCATGGTTTTCATGTCctagtatattatatattatatcgtCAACCATTCTGTATTATGTATTGGTATTAAAGTAAGAGATGTGAGAATAGCTTGAGATGTGAGGCTGGTCTCATAACACTCAGATTTCACTATCGGCCAGGCCGATATATCGGCAGATATTAGCTTActgcagatatatcagtatctgCGTATGCGTcggccaataagtaacaagaaatgtcagtacagaaatgccaaactcggtttgaggtcatttagaaacagtgtctccattacatagtttgtccaccagagagtgTTGAAAgttgatttttcaactgtaaaatgtctgtaATGTCTGTAGTTTGGTCACAGTTCTTTAAATAAGCAAATCTAAGGGATCTGTATCAAGattatttaattgtttgtttatcaGAAAATCGTCAAAtcatggccatttttcactaaCTGTCATTGGGGTAATTGGGGTTTAAAAAGTGCTCAGAAAGGGTTAGGCTGAAACAGCTGTAGAAAATTTGTGAGTGCTGATTTCAGAGCGCAATCAAATCAGGATTCTGTTCTCTACGTAAAACTCGTACTGCACCTATAAATCTGTCTCTGTACTCTCAGATCTGGACTCACGGGTTGATTAAAGTTTGAagttgttttgtagttttgtcattAATTAACTTCCATAGCGGCATGAATACAGTTACCAgcactggaacacacacacatttagagtGGCCCCGCAGCAACGGCACTAGCAGATATTTATAGAACGACAAGCTTTCTCTTATGTTTTCCCTCTGCTCTTATTTaggaaagacacacacacacacacacaagcttgtacttctatctttgtgaggaccgtcactgacataatgccttccctagccccttaccctaccCTTAACCAttacaactaaatgcctaaccataacctaatcaAGTCTTAACCTtgaaacagccctttgaagttgtgaggactggccaaaatgtcctccctttccaaaaatgtccttcCTCTGTAGGTAAACAACGTGTTACAGTCCTCACtgtgtagcaagtacaagtctacacacacacacacacacacacacagacagaaaaagagatgggCATCCTACCAAGGtcagacatgcagacagatctctgtatttttctgtgtgtatgtgtgtgtgtctataaaAAGCTTCTACTGCCAGAAGGTTATGAGAGCAGCAATTTATAGCTTCCTGTAAACacactatatacacacatacacacacacacacacagacaactctacatacaaacacaccagTGGCTAAacatgccaacacacacacacacacacacactggtgatTGAGCCTGACAAGCAAAGCCTCAAGCGCTCATACTAAATAAAGCAACCaatgttaaacacacacagtcagttaAAAATAGCAGTAACGCAGACAATGCTTCTCCCATTTCtcaccagaaaaaaatacattttaacacaccgtgtgtgtgtgtactacagTATGTCAAAGGTTATAACCAGCAATAATCACTGGCTCAATCAGTAGGGCTTGCATTTCTTAAGGTGTGAACACGGAGCATGTGTATAACAGCTGACAAATCAAAACCTCTAAATGTGCAGCGTGCACTAAAACGTAAGTAAAAAAGTAGCAGAGAAACTAGTTCAGAACAACGCTAAGTAAATCCCCCAGAGGCTGCAATGCTCtttacaatttgaaaatgttggacagaataaataacattgatgtacggctgcaactaacaattttaTTAATCGATTCTGATATTGATCTGCCGTTATATTTTCCATTAATCGCTTGGTCTAcacaacatcagaaaacagtaaaaaaaaaaatacccatcacaatttcctagagcccaagcttatgtcattaaatgtcttattttgttgaccaacagtccaaaagcaaAATATCTGATTTACGATCATACATGACAAGGAAAAGCAAAAGattctcacatttcagaagctggaaccatcaaatgtttgacGTGTTGGCATGATTCATTACTTTATTGCCATCTCAACATTAACCCTAACCCTTGTCTGGACGGTAGTGTAAGAGATCATCTGGGGAGCAGgaatgtgctcagtaaatttCTTAGCATGGCATCTATCCTTTGCTTTTGTACAAGTGGGGATTTTGGTCTGACGATGGCTCTAGAGGATCAAAATGTTGGACGTATGGGCAGACCGACGAACTGACTGACGGTCAGGCACAGATGAAGCAACAACTACgctggaaaacaaaatgcatcaGCCGGAtcttacaaaagaaaatgttttcaaaacatTGTAGTTCcctaaattaaaataatctaattTCTGAGACACGAGAACAGACCTTTCGCATGATGGTTCAACATCCTGAAGTGATTAGCTAGCAATAATCTCTTGGAATTTAAACAATGACACAAGCCTTAAATATGCAACCCCTAAAACATTCTGAAAACTTCCAGAGAATCCCTCTGAAAATGTAGAAGAGTACAAAGTCCCTGAAAGGGGTTGTGATCGCTAGACTGTGATGTGGCACACTTAGGCAAAGCCTAGTTGGTGCATTCAAGACATTTAAGGGACATTTAACTGAGATTTAACCCTCAGCTTCCAGAGAGCATTGCATTTGTGAGCTACGTTATGAAATCTAATCAGTTCAAATAATCAGTTAAGACTTtgtcatcattttattttgtttgtttttcgtCAATCATATATCACCTGTGTCAAGGAAGTTGAAaccaaaaatctatttaaacATTATGAAGTTAATGGGCTAAATCCGAGGTGTAACTGCAACCTTAAGTAAGCCAAGAGCTCGCATACCTCTTTTGGCGACAATATGGAAATGTAGTCCTCATAAATGGAGCGCGCTTTCTCCTCAATAGCGCTCTTGTTGATTTCCTGTTTGAGGTCTTCGCAGGCCAGCCAGAACAGCATGTTCTCCTCGCTGTACTCCGTCCGCAGGAACTCTCGAAAAACATTTCGACCCGCCGGGTTCCTCATCAGCTTGTCGAAGGACTGAGACCACAGCCGGATCTCTTCCACTGAGGGTTTGGTGCTGACGGAGGAAGAGTGAAAAAGACCGTTCATTTGTTGATCTGTTTACttatgaattcattcattcttgtttatttgttgttgaaGTACTGTCATGGTCCAAAGTTTATGCCCTGTTCACAGTTcgctgattaaaaaaaagcaatgaaatGTAACAAAGAATTACTAACTCATTCAGCATTACAGTTTGTTACGTTTCTGATTTACATAAatgttttggactgtttctgctttgtgtttgtatatttataGTTATTGCTATGTTGTCTTCCAATCAGCACCACATCTGTGTATCTGTAGTTTCTGAATGTGAAATCTCTCATGAATCCTGCATGCATAAGtgaactaaactaaaattaGAAAGCACTCAATAGAGCACACACTTCCACCAAAACTGCACCATCCTCTAAATATATTGtgttaaagtaataataaaaagtttTCTGAGTCTACATCTGCaccaaaatacacacagtgacaggaaatCAGGTGATGCGTGTGACTTTTTTTGTACAGAACTTCGTGGTCCCCCGAGGATGACTTTGCTGATCTACCACCACCTAACATGTGCATACTAAATGTCACCATCGGAAACATGCTAATTTGTACGAATgttatgctaacatgcttaacaTTGCATACTAAATGACAGAATGTCAACATTCTACCTACAAGCATGAAATGACAACATGTCAACTTGCAGTCACTGACATGCTAACTATAAGGATATAAGCATCctgtgctatatatatatatatatatatatatgcatgctagcatggctgtgaaCTTTTGGTTTAGTTTTAAATGAAGAGCAGATGTTCAAGAGAAAATCTTTCAAATCTTGCATCCACACCAAAAACTAATTGTTCTTTGTGCGATGGCCTAACCTACAAATGTTTATCAAAATcttttgacaaattttaaaccaaacacaaagagtgtgtgttagCGCTGCAGACTCACCAAACTTCACAGTTTGGTATGATTtccatcttggtgtcctgtGATATTCTCTTCCTTCTACTCCGCCTCCGTCTCTCCTCTTCATTCCTGACGGTGAGACTGACATGATAAAACGGCtttcagacaggaaacacacacacacacacacacacacacacacacacacacacacacacactaaaccaCAGCTGACAGAAGAGTAATTTCTCTCAGAACTATAAACACATGTACAATCACCCACAAGGATGTTACTACCCCCATTTAATGCCAACACTAAGCACAGTTTTGTGCAGGGTAAAGCAGCAGCTACAGGTGTCTacacattcagtgtgtgtgtgtgtgtgtgtgtgtgtgtgtaacagagagagagctatAAATAATTTGTTCCCCTGTGGGAACTACAGAGACCTAATCACTGTAGCGCTACTGTCTAACTAATGTCTggaggctctgtgtgtgtgaccgtgAGCAGGTTTGTCCAATGTATTCCTCTGTGTGTACATAGCCAGGCAGTGCCAAAAATATATAAGTATGTGTCAATGCTATGGTGGCTGAAAGTGCACTAAGTGGAAACCACAAGAATTGTGATTAGTCAGCTTGAGTGCAGCAAGTTTCTGATGCTGGTAGAGATTGTTGCAAGCGAAGACAAGATAAAGCAACTCGAAGAAAGGCTCAGTAACCTGCTGCTTTTGAATAACATTAGACCTAATTTGTGATCCAGCAAAGCCATTTCTTGTGCAGACTTCCTGCTTCATGTGGTCGCCATTTTCTATCAGAGTGAACTCCAGAATATAAACATGATGACTTCTGCTACTAAGCACTGCACAGCAATAGTCTCCTATTCAGGAGAGAGACAAGGCAGACAATGCTACACAACTAAAAACCCATTTGTGCAATAGATGCATCTACAGCAGGACAGCTGAAACACCCAATGCAGCCATAAATCCACCTTTAACAGAATCTGAAGCTTAACTTTATAAGTTCCttatttcatttctgttaataaataaataaataaataaaaaacctcTCAGTAACACTCAGGAAGCAGACACGCACAGATTACAAATACTGGTGACATACACTGCTCAAGTTTTACTCACACAACAGATAGGTTGTCAAGTCTCGTCAAGCTTTGCAGACATGGTGAAGTATATTGCAATAATGATAAGGCAGCTGTGTTAACAGGACCACAGTTCCAGAGAGCTGCTCTGTGCAGGTGttggtgtgtatttgtctgtgtaaaTTAGAGGGTGGGACCCGTTGGGCCAGGTTCGGACAAAAAGTTTGAAATGATGTTCGGGTTCGGTCAGGTCGGCTGGGCTAGCCTGCTTGACATATTTCTAACTGCTAATACAGACACTgcgtaatgtgtgtgtgttaaaacaatCTACCTACAGCCTACATAAAACAATACCTTTTGACAGTCATTTACAAGGTACACCGCCTGCAcatgtaaccatggtaacaatTGTGTGATAGGGTAACACAAACTCAGTGCTTCAGCTTCAATTAACTGCATCGGGCTCGGGTCGGGTTTGGGGTCGGGTTCGGACAGAAATATGCGGCC
This sequence is a window from Siniperca chuatsi isolate FFG_IHB_CAS linkage group LG10, ASM2008510v1, whole genome shotgun sequence. Protein-coding genes within it:
- the rgs19 gene encoding regulator of G-protein signaling 19 isoform X3, translated to MCLRKRSGYRPPDLINAKIYTGPIPAERAGELAMGGGRSETSALSGTGGGRGMATTQNSQRPNACCFCWCCCCSCSCLTVRNEEERRRRSRRKRISQDTKMEIIPNCEVCTKPSVEEIRLWSQSFDKLMRNPAGRNVFREFLRTEYSEENMLFWLACEDLKQEINKSAIEEKARSIYEDYISILSPKEVSLDARVREVINRRIQDPTPHAFEDAQLQIYTLMHRDSYPRFLSSNIYKSLIHDGSRTSSES
- the rgs19 gene encoding regulator of G-protein signaling 19 isoform X5; protein product: MTDVLYTGPIPAERAGELAMGGGRSETSALSGTGGGRGMATTQNSQRPNACCFCWCCCCSCSCLTVRNEEERRRRSRRKRISQDTKMEIIPNCEVCTKPSVEEIRLWSQSFDKLMRNPAGRNVFREFLRTEYSEENMLFWLACEDLKQEINKSAIEEKARSIYEDYISILSPKEVSLDARVREVINRRIQDPTPHAFEDAQLQIYTLMHRDSYPRFLSSNIYKSLIHDGSRTSSES
- the rgs19 gene encoding regulator of G-protein signaling 19 isoform X1, yielding MHASGLLTSLTTRTLTDCPPSQHDRCTVHRSDPGRASGRVGHGGGSQRDLGTERDGRGAGNGHYPEFPTAQRLLLLLVLLLQLLMPFYHVSLTVRNEEERRRRSRRKRISQDTKMEIIPNCEVCTKPSVEEIRLWSQSFDKLMRNPAGRNVFREFLRTEYSEENMLFWLACEDLKQEINKSAIEEKARSIYEDYISILSPKEVSLDARVREVINRRIQDPTPHAFEDAQLQIYTLMHRDSYPRFLSSNIYKSLIHDGSRTSSES
- the rgs19 gene encoding regulator of G-protein signaling 19 isoform X7, translated to MTDVLYTGPIPAERAGELAMGGGRSETSALSGTGGGRGMATTQNSQRPNACCFCWCCCCSCSWNEEERRRRSRRKRISQDTKMEIIPNCEVCTKPSVEEIRLWSQSFDKLMRNPAGRNVFREFLRTEYSEENMLFWLACEDLKQEINKSAIEEKARSIYEDYISILSPKEVSLDARVREVINRRIQDPTPHAFEDAQLQIYTLMHRDSYPRFLSSNIYKSLIHDGSRTSSES
- the rgs19 gene encoding regulator of G-protein signaling 19 isoform X8 → MGGGRSETSALSGTGGGRGMATTQNSQRPNACCFCWCCCCSCSCLTVRNEEERRRRSRRKRISQDTKMEIIPNCEVCTKPSVEEIRLWSQSFDKLMRNPAGRNVFREFLRTEYSEENMLFWLACEDLKQEINKSAIEEKARSIYEDYISILSPKEVSLDARVREVINRRIQDPTPHAFEDAQLQIYTLMHRDSYPRFLSSNIYKSLIHDGSRTSSES
- the rgs19 gene encoding regulator of G-protein signaling 19 isoform X4, translating into MCLRKRSGYRPPDLINAKIYTGPIPAERAGELAMGGGRSETSALSGTGGGRGMATTQNSQRPNACCFCWCCCCSCSWNEEERRRRSRRKRISQDTKMEIIPNCEVCTKPSVEEIRLWSQSFDKLMRNPAGRNVFREFLRTEYSEENMLFWLACEDLKQEINKSAIEEKARSIYEDYISILSPKEVSLDARVREVINRRIQDPTPHAFEDAQLQIYTLMHRDSYPRFLSSNIYKSLIHDGSRTSSES
- the rgs19 gene encoding regulator of G-protein signaling 19 isoform X2 gives rise to the protein MHASGLLTSLTTRTLTDCPPSQHDRLHRSDPGRASGRVGHGGGSQRDLGTERDGRGAGNGHYPEFPTAQRLLLLLVLLLQLLMPFYHVSLTVRNEEERRRRSRRKRISQDTKMEIIPNCEVCTKPSVEEIRLWSQSFDKLMRNPAGRNVFREFLRTEYSEENMLFWLACEDLKQEINKSAIEEKARSIYEDYISILSPKEVSLDARVREVINRRIQDPTPHAFEDAQLQIYTLMHRDSYPRFLSSNIYKSLIHDGSRTSSES
- the rgs19 gene encoding regulator of G-protein signaling 19 isoform X6 gives rise to the protein MTDYTGPIPAERAGELAMGGGRSETSALSGTGGGRGMATTQNSQRPNACCFCWCCCCSCSCLTVRNEEERRRRSRRKRISQDTKMEIIPNCEVCTKPSVEEIRLWSQSFDKLMRNPAGRNVFREFLRTEYSEENMLFWLACEDLKQEINKSAIEEKARSIYEDYISILSPKEVSLDARVREVINRRIQDPTPHAFEDAQLQIYTLMHRDSYPRFLSSNIYKSLIHDGSRTSSES